The genomic region ACTTTACCAGCATTTTGGCCATCGAATCAAGAAGAGTTGATCAGCCCTAATTTAAGGCTATCAAAGTCAGATTCTACTTTCTATAACCAGGCCTCTGTAGAGACACTCTATGTCTCTCCCTCATTCAACGTGTTCGACCCAGTGAAGGAGATGGTCATCAATAAGGACTGTCAGAAACCAGCAGAATCCAGCGTTgttcagatggaggaggaaaacCTCAAGACCTTAACCGCGTGGGGTGAGTCTacaaaaaaccacaaacaaaaaagccTCTTTAAAgcattcttcttttactttttgctactttctgtctcatttttttgTTCCCTCCTTTCACTCCGCATCTGGTGGTATTAAAACATCCacgctggggctggccctgtggcctagtggttaagttgggcactctccgctttggcggcccaagcttagttcctgggcgcagacctacacctctcatccgcagccatgctgtggtggtgacccacgtacaaaatagaggaagactggcacagatgttagctcaggacaaatctttctcagcaaaaaaatttaaaaacaaagcaaaagcaaaaaccaaaacctGTCCATGCCATAAAGGTACTTCTCATTTAGGAAAGTGCCCCTTTTATTAAAATAGGGCTAATAGGCAGTTCATCAGTATAAGTTATGAGTCCTTGATTGAAGCACAAGTTCTGAGCAATTTTGATGCAGAACAAATTGGAAAGAACCAGCATTAAATAAGAGCTTCCTGTTAGACATCTAGGTTACTTATTAAGAGACTACTGTATATGAAAAAATTAGTTATTATGTATATAGGTGTGTATACACACagtttatatgtgtatgtgtgtcttgtTTTAAAAGGGCTGTGTACTGATTGGGGTGGAGgatctcttcctttttctgtcttaGAAAACATTAAGGGGGCTGCGATATTGTTTAGACTGGATGGGAAAGGATGAAGCCAGGTGAGCTTCCAGGTTGTTGACTGTCAATTATTAAAACCTACATTTTCTAATTATGCTTTCTTCTTTAAGTTAACtaggaaaagaataatttgttAGCTCAGGCATTTTTCAAGAACTAAGTCGTTTTATTGGTTCTTATGTATAATAACGCTTACTAactcatataaatataaaattttcagtATAAATCTTTTAAACCGCTCCAAACTAGGATCAAAAGTACCATATAAATACAAACAATGGAAGCCCACATGTTGAGGTTAAAGAAATTTCCCTTGCGGCTAGTAAGGTGAGTGAATAATAAAAGATTCTCCTTACTGCCCTTTCCAGAATTTTTGGGAATTGAATAgcctaaaaataaaactgatactTAGTTTTGTCACCAGATTAACTTTTCTGCTGAGACAGCTGATGTGCAAACCAACTAGTACTGGCTGTGATGGCCATGATGGCTTCTGTGCATGGCTGTCCTCTGGGAAGTTGTTTCTTTTAgttcattttcatcaccccagaaagtccTGTAGCCATTAGCCGTCACTgccattcttccctccctctaaCTCCTGagactaatctactttctatctccatGGGTTTGtctgttttggacatttcatatggtaaaatcatacagtgtggcttttgtgtctggcttccttcacttagtgtaatgctttcaaggttcgtccatgttgtagcatgtgtcagtgcttcattcctttttatggctgaatagtattccattgtgtagacgaacacattttatttatctcttcaccagttgatggacatttgagttgtttccacttttggcttTTATGATTAATTCTGCTCTGAACATTTGtgtaaaatgtaacatttttttaaccacagaacaaaatcagaatattttaatTCATATGTGTAGTTAACTTGACAGCCGTTATCTATCAGCAAGGAAGACTGAAAAGAGATGAACCAGAGAATGAAACAAAACCCCTCTGTTTCACAATGAATGGTTTAAAGTGTTTGACTGACCAGGACCTTCAGCTCCCAGAAGAGTTTACGTTTACAGCTACAGCTAAATAGAGTTCAAATAGTTCTAGGAATGtacttgtcattttatttttgcagcacagttcttcaaaatgttttttaaatttaaagttgtCATATAATAATTAACTGGTCCAATGTTATTCATGAGTATAAAATGTTAGAGATAACACATCAGCGTTTGGAATAATTTTATCAGTGCTGTCTTTAAGCAAGTGCCGCATTAATTGGCATGCGTATGTCAcacaaggaaatattaaaatacagCCATTTATTGCAGCCTGTTTGCAATATTTGCTGCATGTCAGCTCTTGTGGGTAGACGGGATGAAGAAGGTGACTGTTAACATGATGCCCGGATCACTTGATAGCGAGCCAGAGAAGGGCGAGTGAGTGGGCCAGGCGATGCACCCTGGAGAGCGGCGGGAAGTGTCTGGTACAGCTGTGGCGTGTTTGGAAACAAAAGTAAATTGGTGTGCAGCAATTAGAGATGAAGTGGCTTTTTCTGAGCAAAAGCATCGTGGAGCCCGTGACTCAAAGCTGCACAACTGTAAACAGTGATGAGCTGTTTAGTCAGCAGTTGCAGCAACAAAGCGGAGAAGGGTGGACATACAGTAGAAAGCGGTGATCCCAAACTTTACATGCTTCAGAAACATCTGGAGGCTTGTTAAAGCTCACTTTTCTGAGCCgcccccccgcccctgccctgtTTCTGGTTAAGTTGGTCTAGGGGGGGCCCAAGAGctccatttctaacaaattcccaggtgatgctgctacTGCTGGTTAGGAAGCACAACTTGAGGACCACTGGCATGAAGTTACATAGCAGGTATTTTAATCGTATCATATATGCGTGACTGACATAACTGTgttatctttaaatatataacGTTATATTAATAGTTATCTCAAAGATTCTTTTCCTCCTGGCCTGCTCAAGTGTTTCTTATTAAATCATCTTATTAAATCATTAGACCAGAGCGAACTCTGCGTAGAAGAGTTTCTTAGCACTCTAACAGACATGTTTTGGGTCCTAGAATCGTAGAGTCTCATCAGAGACATATAGTTCTGTCACTTGATGCATAGATCTTGCCTGAAACATTCCTGCCAAATGGTCCTTCAGGCTGTGCGCAAGCTCTGTGAGTATCAAGCAGCTCACCATTTCCCAGAGCAGCTCATTTCATGTGTGGAAAACCAGGACTattataaagttttctttttttaattgggctAAAATCTGTTTTCCTGTAACTTTCACCTGTTGACCCCAGTTCTAACTCATGCACAATATAAGAAATGTAAGATAAATATCATTAAGATTTTGTGCCTGtcttcaaataattaaatacagCCTCTCACCCTTTCTCCCACTATGCCTTTTTGGGTAAGGATTTGCATATTCATCAGCTATTCTCTATAGATAAGATGTCAAGTCCCCTCACCATCCTGGTTGCCTGCCTTATAAATTTTATACCCAGAATTTAACCTAATTCTGTAATAGAGTGAAAATCATTCTAACAGAGTGGAATGGTGTGGTTTAGGTCATGGACTCTGACGTCAGAGACTTGAATTTGACTCTCATCTCTGCCTCTTTTTAGCCTTGTGAGCTGGGGAAAGTTTTTTAGCCTCTTTGAGGTTCATTTGACTCATGTTTAAAATAGGGTTATAAAACCTACTCCACATGTTATTATTGGAGGGTGGTGCTAAATAAAGAGAACTAGAAAACAGCCATTTGGAGAGCAGTTAAATCCTTAGCTTTCTCCTCCTTGCCAAACACGTGAACAGTTGCCCTGAATAcccacccactcccaccaccTCTGGCTGAAGTCTAGAGACTTGTTTTCTGGAGAAGGTAGATGGAGGGTCTCTGGAATGCGAGATGCTAGGTATAGCTGAGCATGTAGGTACTATAACGACCACTATAGGATTAGTGACCAAATGCAAACCAAATGCTGAATgctgagaaccctgggccccctTCCCTGCTAGTCCTCCACCCTGGAGCCAGATCTTTGCCTTCTCCGCAGGAGACGGGAAAACTGTTCTCACAAGAACCTAACCCCCTCAGAGGCAGCAATAAAGATATTGACATTAGAGGCTCCCCCACCAGTAACCCACCTCAATGACCATACACGGAAGCTCTGAGTTGACGAGCACCACACGCACTCAGAGCTTCCAGTCAGCTTTGTAATCCTCCGTTCTTCACCATAAGCTGGCAGCAAGAAGTACCTTGCTTCAGACATCTGAAAGAAACTTCTAACATGCAACATTGAGATGAGAGATAAGAGGATTTATTGCATCTGTGAAACAAGAACAGGGTGTTACAAAAAGAATTTCTGAGAACCAAAAAAGATAGctcctggaaattaaaaatataatagcaaaAAGCAACAACTCGCTGGTAGGACTGGAAGCTAAAGTTGACAGAATCTCTTAAGGTAAAGCACAGACAAAGGTagagaaaccagagagaaaaatagagagagaagaggacTAGCCCGGGAGATCTGTCTGAACAAGAGGAGGCTCAGAAAGAGggaacagagaaaacacagaGGAGACGAGAACTGAAGAAAGCATCCAAGAAAACGTCCTAAAGCCGAAGGACGTGAGCTGCCTCAttaaaaatcagttgactttCAGTTGACCTCAGTGAATGAAAACAGTCCCCCCCAGGGCACGTGGAGAAGCTTCAGGCACTGGAGACAAAGGAAATTCTGTAATACTTCACAGATAAAATAGCTCATGTACATGAATAAGGGTTAGAGTGGCTCTAGCTCTGAGCAGCAATACTGGGAGCAAGAAAACAGTGGAAttttgccttcaaaattctgaaagaaaagcaTTTCCGACTTAGAATTCTTTATCTAACCAAATTATTATTAAGCCTAAAGGTAGAATACAGACATTTCAGACATGCAGGTTCTCAAAACTTTTACTTCTCCTGCGTCCTTTTTCAATGAACTACTGGAGAATGTGCTACTCCAAAATGAGAGTAAaccaagaaggagaaagacatgGGATATAGAAAACAGGAGAGCCAACCCAGGAGGATGGGGAAGCGACATGTCAGATGGCTGCTGTGATGCAAAGGGCACTCCCAGTCCAGAATGTGGCCCTGTGACTCAGGACACAGATAGGCTGAGGCTTTCGTCCCTGGCCTGCCCATGACCATCAGACCCTCCTTTTAATACAAGGATAGCCTGGGCAAGCTTGGCCTAGACTCTTAAGTGTACCTGTTTTGCCTTGACCACTTCCTGATGAAATTCCTGCTTTTCTTTCCGTGTCCTCATCCCCAAAAAGTTTTGCGATTAGAATTTTTCCTGAGACCTGGAGATAGGCCTCAGAGAGCTTGGAAGCAGAAAACAGAAGCTGCCTTCCATTTTTGTAGGAGGTCCACTTTAGAGGCACATGAGTATGTGAAACAGGTAAAATAATATAGACAGATAAGTCATGTGCTGAGTGGTAAGCACTAATTTCCCTGTTTTGTGACTTACAGtgaatgtttgtttgtttttgctgaggaagatttgccctgagctaacatctgctgccaatcttcccccttttgtatgtgagctgctaccGCAGCATGCCCACTGACAGAttagtgatgtaggtccatgccccggaactgaacccaggctgccaaagcagagcatgccacaCTTAACCACTCTAGGCCACTGGGACCTAATGGCAAGTCCAGAGTTAGATGCAGGGACTTTAGAACTGAATTTTGCCAATTTGTACCACcttaatacataaatgaatgtaAATAGATATtccaaggagaaaataaaaagctctGTATCCaagaaagtttggaaaacacttgAATCAATTACTGTAAATCTCTCAGAACTTTAAATGCGCTAATGAACGTTGTTAACCTCCTAATGGGAGGCCCATATGCAGTTGCCCAGTCTGATTCGACTTTGAAGCCGTTTTCACAAAATGTCTTTTTACATGTCAGGGAACACCGTGTTCCTCAGAACACAGTTTGGGGAATGATGATTTAGAATGCAGTGtgaaagaggagatttattatgatTTTACCTGAAAGGAGGTTAAAATGTTATCAAATCTATAATTTTATGGAAAACATgtttataatgctttttattttacttgtagTTACTTggtgagaaaaataattatatctgTAGGTGTGCTAAAGTGTTCTGCGTCTCAGATGGTTGCACTTCAGTCTTGACCATATTCGACCATTGAGAGAAAAAGATTAGTGTCACAGCTTTTGGGTGCTTGTAGTTGGTTGTTCGTTTTGCCATAATATTCTCTATAGAGAAAGAGAAGCTGAAGGAATCTAAGTTACAGGTTTTTCAGACTTTTTACTTTAAATGCCAACTTAAAATTCTGGCAGTCAGTAGAATAGGGtgtaatactttatttttcttctctctctgataAGTGTAGTGTAAAAATATGTTGGGCAAGGTTTGCGAGTCAAGATGAATATTGATAATCCTATTTTAGTTTCATTTCCATGGTGTTATTGATGTATAATACATCTTtagattttctctatttcctgcTTTGGGTTTCTTTTAGGCTTATTATGACTATTTAACATATAAAATTCTAAGTAGTAGTTTTATGTTGAGACCTTCCAGACAGGATTTTACATTGTAGAGTTATTTTAGCTATTGCTCGCCTTTGTGTGTTGCATAatctttctctcttatttgtACGTTTCAGTTTCAACGGCCTCAGAGGGGACATCCTCCTTTTCTACTTTATCCATGTCATCTCCTGATTCAGCCTCGCCAGGGAAGTCTGTTCATCTCTTACCCCCGATTTTGGCGAGACCTTCCTTCTGGACTTTGTCCCATCAAACATCTTCTTCTGCCTCctttaaagataaagataagACAACCAGTGCTCATCACCCCTTTGCTCCTGGAGGCCCAGTGTCTTCTGATGAAGAGGAAAATGACAACCTCAATCTACTGGAAATTCTTCCAGATAACTCTGATTCTGCTCAAAAGAAAAGTCACATTTCCAGCAGTAACTGGGTAGAGTTTTCCACCCAAAATGTAGACCCCTTCACCTCTATGTCCTGTTCTGGTTTTCAGACAAGCAAAGGCCGGCCTAGGGAGCCTGAAGCGAAGAATTCCATTAAGGGTCTTCTAGGGGAGGTAAAGAATGCAATAGTCAAATTACACGAAGATCTGAGCATGGTGATCCAGGAGCTGAACGTCATCAATAGCCACCTGGTGAGCATGGGTGGGGCTAGTCCTCAAATCAGCAGGTCTCTGCAGCTTCCCCAGTCTTCTGAGGGGGGCTCAGATCCAGTCTAATCATCCCAGTAGCCACTTTTGATGTAACTCATGGGGTTACACTTGCCAAAGACTAAGAAGTTAACCTTTTATAGATTCTCATCACTGTGGCGAAAATAGGGTGATGGTTTGATTTCTCTTTGTCAGGTTTGTTAACAAGTATCTTTCAAACCAGTAAATTCATTCaggtggtttattttttaaagagaaaaagtatCCCCTTTGATAATATCATCAGATTTAGATATTAGTTCATTTGAAACTGAGAAGAATTTTATTCTTTCGTGCTCTATACTTTACCTCAAAATACAATAAACAGTGAAATTTGTGGTAAGACCTCAAACTGCAAGTGACTGTTGCAGAGCCTTTGGATAAGTAGACTATAAAAAGCCCTTTATTTTACAACTCTGTGGAGCTTCATTGTTAACAAGCCGTTGCCTTGACTGAGGAGGAGTGAGTCTGGGGTGTACGTGTCACATGTTCTTGTGTCAGGTTTCAGGCTCTGCAAACCAAGGGccagaaatctttcttttcttgtggatGACACGGGTGGTTGGGAGTTCAGTTGAGACAAGTAGGACATGGAACAGGTGTTATCGTTAATGTATATTGCAAAGTGAATTCAAAtgtatactcttttttttcttgtatttcagaaaataaatttggtaTTTTTCATCTTATATGTATCGCTTTAATTCATTAAGACAGGCTTTCAAATAGATGTGTctcaattattatatttatggACAAAATGGTCTAGTCTGGGGATGATAGAGCCGTGCTTCTCAACCTGTTGCACCTTAGGGTCACCAGAgaagatttcattttgttttatatttatttgagagAATAGTGTAAGGGGCTGCATGTTCCCGTCACTCTGTTTCAACAATTACCAACTCAAGGCTAAACTATTTATTTAAGCTGATCATTTTGAAGAAATAtggaacatttgaaaaatattctaatGCCCAGGCGTCACTCCTAAACCAAAACTGATTTTCATCATGCAATCTGGGTTAGGAACAAGAGGGAACTGTCAGTGCAAAGAACCTAGAGTGGGAGGATATTTGGCATGCTGAGGAGTGTCAAGGAGACAGTGTGGTTGGTGTGGAGTGAGGAAGGGGAGAGTGGGGATCTGAGGTCGTGGGGGAAAGAGCAGGGAATAGCGCCAGATGGCATGGGTTCTTGAACACCATCGTTAGaaattttggcttttactctgtgAAGTAAAAATGATGACAGGAGTTTAGGGTGAAAAATGACGTGATGTGACATGTTCTAAGTGATCGCTCTGGCTTGAGGGGGAGACAGACGCAGTGACTGAGGTGAGGCGGGTAAGCCAATTAGAAGGCTATTGCAGTTGTCCAGATGAGAGCTGATGGTGGCTCAAACCAGGGTGGGCATAGTGAAGGTCAGTGAGAAGTGATTAGTTTGGGGATTTGCAGATGGGTCAGATCAAATACATGAGcgaaagagaggagtcaaagagGAATCCCAGGGATTGTACTGAGCAACTGAAACTCAAGATGAAGTTGCCATCAACTTCAAGATGAGGAAGGTTACATATAGAGAAACTTTTGAGGCATTCGTTTTTGGAAAGGTTAAATTTCAGATGTCTATTAGATGatcaagtggagatgtcaagtaggcagttggatatgaGAGTTGAGTTTGAGAGAGAAGTCTAGATTGGAATGGAGGCTGGGAGTTAGTAATTGGTTGTTATTTAAAGCTATGAGCCTGGATGAAATCACTAAAGGAGTGACTGTGATAGTGGAGAGCAGCTGAAGGCCTGAGCTCTGGGGCATTCTAACATAAAGagatcaagaagaaacagaggaaccAAGGAAGATGGCTGAGAGGGAGCCACCACTGAGGTGGGAACAAAACAATAGTGTGTGTTGTTCGGAAGCCAAACGTGGTGTTCTGTTCTTGGCCCTTTTCTCTTCCATGTGCATTTCAGAAGCACCTTGTAAAGTTCTTTCTAAAGCCCTATTAGATTTTGATCAAAGGTGATTTAAATCTGTTAACCAATTTGGGCACATTTTTACAAATGtaatcttccaatccataagcacagTATATCTCTATGTTTAAACAGGTCTATTCTTATAAATTTTACAACTTTAGTCttcaaatccatgaacatggtatatctctgtTCGTATAGATCTCCTCTTACTGTTTCTCAATAAACTCATAATTTCCCCCACAGAgggcttctatttcttttttaaagatttaatccttcattcttgatatttttcTGCTATTGTAAATGCTAACTTTTCACCAGTTTTTAAGTTTTAGAACAGAATAGTTGAAAGAAATACTCAATGTACATTTGTACACTGAACATGCATGTGCCCTTTACCTAGGATCACCAATTGTCAACATTTTGCCATGTTTGCTTATCTCCCTGTCTTGGTAAACATGTTCATGTCTATATACACattatgtagatagatagatagaaagacagacacacagttaaccaattctctcttcagctgtgtctaatcTCTTGTTAAACCTTCCTATCAGGTTTTTAGtacaattattgtattttttattgctaGAATTCTACTTGGTCCTTTTTAAATCTGCTGTGTTACTTTTTATAGGTTAATGCTTCTTGCAGATAGTCTCAAGCATGTCTTTACTAGTGACAATATTAAGCAAACCAGTATAAATTCTTTCTAGTAAGAATAGTAAGTAAATTAGAGAATATTCTTACTGGCAGACTATTAAGAATGGTTTAACATATGCATTTAAGGCTATAATCTTTTTTTACATAGCTGTAGctcacaagtttttaaaaattgagatataattcacgtactataaaatttacccttttaaggtgtacaattcagtagttttagtatattcatagagttgcacagccatcaccactatctaattctagaacattttcattatcacaAAAAGACATCCCATACTCGTTAATAGCCACATCCTATTCTCCATCCCACAAGCCCCTGGAgaccactgatctattttctgtctccatgcatttgcctattctggatatttcatataaatggaattatatgtgACTTTTAATGTCTGGCGTCTTTCActgaacataatgtttttgaggttcatccatgttgtagtgtgtatcagtGCTTCATTACTTTTTATAACTGAATAATATTGTGTtatatggctataccacattttgtgtatccattcatcaattgacacacatttgggttgtttacactgtttggctattgtgaataatgctgctatgaacatttgcgtGACCGTATGTTTTCAGTTGTcttggtatatacctaggagtagaattgctgggccataCAGTAacttatgtttaactttttgaggaattgccaaactattttctgaAGTGGCTGCATTGTTTTACCAGAAATTTTGGTATGTGATATTTTCATTGTCCTTTGGctcaaaatatattctaattcCTATCATGAAGAAGTTCAGAAAtatgtttcttaatttccaagtGTGGTGTACTCTCTGGTAATTCTAACATGTAGAGTTTTTGtgggtctgtttttgttttctcttgccCTGCTGATTTGTGCTCATGATTTTAGGTTTCCTTGTGTACCTGATTATCTTTGACTATGTGCTGGTCATGACacttgaaaatttatttgtatgATTAATACAAGAATTTGTTTTCTGCTTCTGCCAAGTGCCTGGTGCTGGTGCACCACCATACTGGTTAGATAAATCAAAGTCTAGAACGTTTCTAGAATACCCAGGTTAACCCCAGACTCAAAGTCCTCATAAGGGTTCATTTCCAATTCATTCTCACTGGGTAGCCATTGAGTTTCACTTTGTTGAAAGGAGCATCTCTTGTTAGACTTCCCACCTTGTGTGAAGTGATTTCTATTCCTATCACCTTTCAAGGCCATCAAAATGAAAGTTGGAATTTGTTGAACCCAACAAATTCTCTTAGGGGGAAGTGACTTCTGTGATCTTTTACCAATCAGGTCTCTATCTTTTGGAGTACTTGTTATTCAAAAGACTCTGTaccaggccctggggatacaaTGGTGAGCAAAACTACATATAATTCCTGTCCTCACAGACCTTGAGTTCTAGAGTTCTGGAGAAATTTGATAgattaatcaatttttttttttaatgtttggggccagcctggtggcgtagtaaagttcaggggttcagatcccaggcacggacctagcaccactggtcaagccacgctgtggaggcatcccacataaaacagaggacactggcaacagctgttagctcagggccaatcttcctcacacacacacacacaaataaaaggCTAATGATTCTGGCAAAGGATATGTAGGATTTGACCTGGTGAAGGAGTTCAGGGAGGGTTTATCTAAGGAAGTAACTTGAGCTGAAATAGAATTCCAGGATTATTGAGATGAATGCCGGTAATGCCATGTTGGGCAAGTAAActtctttatgaaataaaatagagcGTAAAGTAAGGATGAAACCTTAAGACATCTTCTGTTGGCTTTCTTCATGCCTCTGGGAGCTCCACCGAGGGACTCTTAGGGGATGGTAGGATGCAATAGCCCCTTTTCGTTCTGGCTATCAAATTCCTTAGTTGAACATTGCTGAGAGTTGAGAAGAAAAAACCTCCAGAGATGTAACACTGCTCCCTCCGCATCCCCCGTCACCAGAAGGTGCAGCATCGAGGGTCTGGAAATCTGCTCAGAGAAACCCCGCTAACAGCTGAGGCAGCAAAACCTCCCCTTTGAGAAACAGCCTCACTCACTCTGGGCTTCCTCCCTGCGCGTAGTAACTACAGATGGTAACTGGGTTTTACATAACTCATATATTTTAGTTCAGCCATTTGTTAATTAGTATAATTAACAAGCACTTATTTGAGTTTCTGTTTAGCCAACTGCATTAAATGAATAGAACAAACTTGGCTTAAATTAAGAGTGGGTCTATTCTGATTGTAATTATCTCAGATTAAAAATACTTCATTAGATATTATTCTCTTGAGTATTTTACTTGGAACTTGAGAATCTTATTATAAGGCGGTTATAGAAATATTGTACAGTTTACTGACTGTCAAATTACTCATGTGttcattctgtaaatatttattaagtacctattatGAGGAGGCAGTTTGCTAGGCATCGGGGACACAGTGGTGAACGAGATGGACGCAGTCCTGTCTTCAGGGTTTTAGTTTAGTGGAGACCCAGAGAGACGAACGGGGGACCGCAGAGTCCTGTGAGAGGAGGAGCACAGGATGGCATGGGAGGGCCTGGTGGAGAGTGACAGCCAGCTCTGATTTGGGGGTCAGGGCATGCTTCCTGGGGGAAATGGAGTCCAAGCTGAGTCCTGAAGGATAAGCAGGGTTAGTCAAGCAAGGAGAGAGAGGattttctaggcagagagaacagcaggtACGAAAAGCTGGCAGCAGGAGAGAACTAGGTGAGTCTGAGGACAGGATGTGCAAAACTGGGGGGTCAGAAATGGGAGCACGCGGGGCCATGACACAGCAGGTGGTGGTTTGGCAGCATTCACAGACTGAATCAAAGAGAAAGACTGCGCGACAAGGAAATGGCTCATCCTTAAAAGAAAGTGTCATAGAAATTTGGAGCTTAAAGGGTTTCCAAAATCCATTCACAAACTgataaaaatagactttaaaaagagGTTTCGGAGACCTTGGCAACTCATCTTCCCACCAAACGAGTTGGTTGCAACAGTGGTTTCTCTGCAAGGAGTCCctttttgtgtcttcattttacagagaaagggAGCGCTGAGAAGAGCCGGGGAACTAGTTACGTATTCGGTTTACCGGGGACTGTTTTTCTAGGTTTCACTCTATTTTTAATAGACTGGATTCTGAGATGTGATAAAAGGGTTTAGATATGTGGAATtgagagatttttatttcttgcaGAACACGATGTCATTTAAGGAAGCCAAGCACATTATTGTTATGCCAGAATCTGTGTGCCACCTTTTATCAGCAGGCAGGCTTAGAAAAGAGTAAATTGGCTCAGAAGAAATTAGGTTTTGCAAGATGATTTTGTTTCGTAATTTCAAATTCT from Equus asinus isolate D_3611 breed Donkey chromosome 4, EquAss-T2T_v2, whole genome shotgun sequence harbors:
- the ENTHD1 gene encoding ENTH domain-containing protein 1 isoform X4, with translation MAFRRQVKNFVKNYSDAEIKVREATSNDPWGPSSSLMLDISDLTFNTISLSEIMNMLWQRLKDHGKNWRHVYKSLTLMDYLIKNGSRKVIQHCREGFCNLQTLKDFQHVDEAGKDQGYYIREKSKQVITLLMDEQLLHKEREIACRTRRRTSYSMTFPKRVPGTGNSPTACASAPTPEIPASERKHKLLKVARLCNKNAVSPPSFVLSEKSPSLQTNVSLDKKSESTITNTVIENPLQTPLEKQSAAKSFETLTTLPAFWPSNQEELISPNLRLSKSDSTFYNQASVETLYVSPSFNVFDPVKEMVINKDCQKPAESSVVQMEEENLKTLTAWVSTASEGTSSFSTLSMSSPDSASPGKSVHLLPPILARPSFWTLSHQTSSSASFKDKDKTTSAHHPFAPGGPVSSDEEENDNLNLLEILPDNSDSAQKKSHISSSNWVEFSTQNVDPFTSMSCSGFQTSKGRPREPEAKNSIKGLLGEVKNAIVKLHEDLSMVIQELNVINSHLVSMGGASPQISRSLQLPQSSEGGSDPV
- the ENTHD1 gene encoding ENTH domain-containing protein 1 isoform X5, encoding MNMLWQRLKDHGKNWRHVYKSLTLMDYLIKNGSRKVIQHCREGFCNLQTLKDFQHVDEAGKDQGYYIREKSKQVITLLMDEQLLHKEREIACRTRRRTSYSMTFPKRVPGTGNSPTACASAPTPEIPASERKHKLLKVARLCNKKNASKAGLKQQQCQDAQLPSGTALSQETLPFKINAWKSTEDLMLFCEDDPQPLLPAIPPAILSPTTWLSEGQADICHLWDADAVSPPSFVLSEKSPSLQTNASVETLYVSPSFNVFDPVKEMVINKDCQKPAESSVVQMEEENLKTLTAWVSTASEGTSSFSTLSMSSPDSASPGKSVHLLPPILARPSFWTLSHQTSSSASFKDKDKTTSAHHPFAPGGPVSSDEEENDNLNLLEILPDNSDSAQKKSHISSSNWVEFSTQNVDPFTSMSCSGFQTSKGRPREPEAKNSIKGLLGEVKNAIVKLHEDLSMVIQELNVINSHLVSMGGASPQISRSLQLPQSSEGGSDPV